The Bdellovibrio sp. ZAP7 DNA segment AAAGTAGAATCTGTTTTGGAAGTCATAGAAAAAAGTTTGCCATAAAGTCATTGAAGTAAAAACAAGAAAAGACTTAAGATCTTGGAGATTCTTACTGCGGAGGGTTTGATGGCTAAGCTTATCGTTTCAAAATTCGGTGGAACCTCCATGGGAGATGCAGAGTGCATGCTCCGAAGCGCCGAAGTCGCTTTTCGACAAAATTCCAGCATGGTCGTGGTTTCTGCCACTTCAGGAACCACCAATGACCTAATCAGCCTGGGAGCTCAGGCAGAAAAAGGCCACTGGCCCGAGTGCGAAGCTCTTTTAGTGAAAATGAAAGCCCGTCACAGAAAAATCGCATCTGACCTGAATTCCAACAGTGAATCCTCTAAAAAGCTGGAAATCTTGTTCGAAGAAATGCAATCCCTAGCCAAGGGTGTACATTTGCTAAGAGATTGCTCTGTTAAAGCCATGGATGCATTGATGAGCCTAGGGGAGCGTATGTCTTCGGTGCTATTCACTGATGCCATGGCAACGGTGTTAAAGAATCAGGGCTCGGCAAAATCAGCTCAGCTTTTGGATGCACGGGATGTTTTGAAAACGGATGATTCATTTGGAAAGGCGAAGCCACTAACCACAGTGGTGGCGAGCCATTGCCAGCGTCATTTGTCGAAAATTCGCGATATGAAGACGGTCGTGGTTACTCAAGGCTATATTGGCAGCACTGAGGAAGGGATGACAACGACGTTAGGTCGTGGAGGTAGTGATTACTCCGCTGCGATTTTGGCGGAAGGAATTGCGGCTGACGTTCTGGAAATTTGGACAGATGTGGCGGGAATAGCGACAACGGATCCTCGCTTGTGTGCAAAGGCGAAACCTATAGCTGAAATTTCTTTTAAGGAAGCTTCTGAGCTTGCAACATTCGGAGCAAAAGTTTTGCATCCAGCGACATTGCTTCCAGCAATTCGTAAGAACATTCCTGTCTTCGTGGGATCAAGCTTTGATGTTGAAGCCAAGGGCACCTGGGTTCGCAAAGAAGTCGAACACCATCCTTTGATTCGTGCGATGGCGCTTCGTAAAAAACAGATTTTGGTAACATTATCTACCCCTGAGATGCTTCACGCCCATGGTTTCTTGTTCCAGATTTTTAAAATCTTCAATGATCATAAAGTCAGTATTGATGCGATCACGACTTCTGAAATTTCAGTGAGTGTGACGTTGGATGACTCG contains these protein-coding regions:
- the lysC gene encoding lysine-sensitive aspartokinase 3; this translates as MAKLIVSKFGGTSMGDAECMLRSAEVAFRQNSSMVVVSATSGTTNDLISLGAQAEKGHWPECEALLVKMKARHRKIASDLNSNSESSKKLEILFEEMQSLAKGVHLLRDCSVKAMDALMSLGERMSSVLFTDAMATVLKNQGSAKSAQLLDARDVLKTDDSFGKAKPLTTVVASHCQRHLSKIRDMKTVVVTQGYIGSTEEGMTTTLGRGGSDYSAAILAEGIAADVLEIWTDVAGIATTDPRLCAKAKPIAEISFKEASELATFGAKVLHPATLLPAIRKNIPVFVGSSFDVEAKGTWVRKEVEHHPLIRAMALRKKQILVTLSTPEMLHAHGFLFQIFKIFNDHKVSIDAITTSEISVSVTLDDSTLLNKKLIADLSEIADVQVEENLSLVSLIGNNINHTSGLGKDIFDTISDINVRMICLGASKHNFCFLVNEEQGTETIQRLHKKFVELA